One window from the genome of Salvia splendens isolate huo1 chromosome 9, SspV2, whole genome shotgun sequence encodes:
- the LOC121748743 gene encoding zinc finger CCCH domain-containing protein 22-like: MDTYEATQVVMSRIQSMDPENASKIMGSILIQDQGDKEMIRLAFVPDSILLSYINQAKSRLSSSPKPFSSPRILIPNNNFHHHHHHFTNPSSSPTPSLSPRPFSYAAALNAPTTPAAQSFNFYGADDSSVDPAMSPSGRSDSLVFPYGGAEEPSPHHPFHRRSSSVNDAAFLANMDDCGGGGGGGGWRPCMYFARGFCKNGSSCKFLHGGEEAAAEVGSPGKGFDELMRMKAIQQQRLAFMASSPRGHFSAYNKCIDFLNENPRNEFLPMGLGAAALSSSSRQIYLTFPADSTFKEEDVSSYFSMFGPVQDVRIPFQQKRMFGFVTFVYPETVKLILAKGNPHFVCDSRVLVKPYKEKGKVAEKKQHHHLDLGMESSENIELPFGSRMLFNTPEMMLRRKLEQEAELQHAIELQERRIMNLQLMDLKNHQHNHHLLQGFRAGIPMSSPRQSQFLMNQNFIPDGSNQENTEEFDGPAKSTNLVPEGTKFCNNIVVGNVNGDDSNTPHSFDHMLPDNLFASPTKVAGEHRSLFSEASASTDDSIPVTMTSSKNTTSLVLPALASLKSCSVEIPRFSAGQEAIEM, encoded by the exons ATGGACACATACGAAGCTACTCAAGTAGTGATGTCAAGGATCCAAAGCATGGATCCAGAAAACGCCTCCAAAATCATGGGCTCCATTCTGATTCAGGATCAAGGCGACAAGGAGATGATACGCTTAGCATTCGTCCCTGATTCCATCCTCCTCTCCTACATCAACCAAGCCAAGTCCCGTCTCTCCTCTTCCCCAAAGCCCTTCTCTTCCCCAAGAATCTTGATTCCCAACAACAatttccaccaccaccaccaccacttcACCAACCCAAGCAGCAGCCCCACTCCTTCCCTTAGCCCGAGACCCTTCTCCTACGCCGCCGCTCTCAACGCCCCCACCACCCCCGCCGCccaaagtttcaatttttacgGCGCCGACGACTCCTCCGTGGATCCAGCGATGAGCCCAAGTGGGCGGAGTGACTCCCTCGTCTTCCCCTACGGCGGCGCGGAGGAGCCCAGCCCCCACCACCCCTTCCACCGCCGGAGCAGCTCGGTGAACGACGCTGCGTTTCTTGCTAACATGGATgactgcggcggcggcggcggcggcggcgggtgGCGCCCCTGCATGTACTTCGCCAGGGGCTTCTGCAAGAATGGGAGCTCTTGCAAGTTCCTCCACGGCGGAGaagaggcggcggcggaggtggggTCTCCGGGAAAGGGGTTTGATGAGCTGATGAGGATGAAGGCGATTCAGCAGCAGAGGCTTGCGTTCATGGCGTCCTCTCCCCGCGGCCATTTTTCTGCTTACAATAAATGCATCGACTTTCTCAATGAGAATCCgag GAATGAGTTTTTACCTATGGGATTGGGGGCTGCTGCTTTGAGTTCGAGCTCTCGGCAAATTTACTTGACATTTCCAGCGGATAGTACTTTCAAGGAGGAAGATGTCTCTAGCTATTTTAG TATGTTTGGACCTGTTCAAGATGTTAGGATTCCGTTTCAGCAGAAACGGATGTTTGGCTTTGTGACATTTGTGTATCCGGAGACGGTCAAGCTCATCTTGGCGAAAGGGAATCCTCACTTTGTGTGTGATTCTCGCGTGCTTGTCAAGCCTTACAAGGAGAAGGGGAAAGTCGCTGAAAA GAAACAACACCACCACCTGGATTTGGGCATGGAGTCTAGTGAAAACATTGAGCTCCCCTTTG GATCTAGGATGTTGTTCAATACACCGGAGATGATGCTGAGGAGGAAGCTGGAGCAGGAGGCGGAATTACAGCACGCGATTGAGCTTCAAGAAAGAAGGATCATGAATTTGCAACTGATGGACCTGAAAAACCATCAACATAATCATCACCTCTTGCAAGGCTTTAGAGCCGGAATTCCAATGTCCTCACCTCGCCAGTCTCAGTTTCTGATGAATCAAAACTTCATCCCTGATGGCTCGAATCAAGAAAACACGGAAG AGTTTGATGGTCCAGCTAAATCTACTAACTTGGTGCCGGAAGGAACTAAATTCTGTAACAACATTGTTGTTGGCAACGTCAACGGCGATGATTCTAATACCCCTCACAG CTTTGATCACATGCTTCCCGATAACCTTTTCGCTTCTCCAACAAAAGTAGCCGGTGAGCACCGTTCTCTTTTCTCTGAAgcttcggcctccactgatgATAGTATACCCGTAACAATGACCTCCTCCAAGAACACTACCAGCCTTGTGCTTCCCGCCCTGGCTTCTCTCAAATCGTGTAGCGTCGA